ACAGTAGTAAATTCTGGACAGATTATGTCTTTGTTATAGGGATGTCTTGTTTGATTGTTTTGTGATATGTTTGGTGTGATTGCTTGCTGCCATGTTTGTGCTTAGTATGGGTAGTCTTTTCCCTGTAGTTCTATCTATCTAAAACTCATCTATGCTACCCAAACAGATGCCGCCTCGACGTGAACGCACCGGCAACAACGACAACAACAACACTGAAATGCAGCAGATGTTGGCAGCACAGACACAGTTGATGCAAGTGATGACTCAGTTCATGGCGAACAACAACCAGAACCAGAACAACAATAATAACAACAATCCACCTCCACAAGTGGACATGCTCACCAGGTTTCTGAGGTTGAGGCCTGCCAAGTTCTCTAGTGCACCCGAGCCAATGATAGCTCTCGATTGGCTGCGTTCTGTGAGTAAGGATCTGGTAACTGTGGGATGTACGGATGAGGAGAAGGTGAGATTTGCTGCTCACTTGCTTGAAGGACCCGCAGCCTCTTGGTGGGACAATTTCCAGATAACCCATCCTATTGATGGCATCACATGGGAGATGTTCCAAGAGGGTTTTCGCACAGCTCATGTTTCATCTGGAGTTATGAGCCTGAAGAGGAGAGAGTTCCGTAACCTGCGACAGAACTACCGCACAGTGTCTGACTACATAGAGGATTTCAGCAATTTGGCACGCTATGCGCCAGAAGATGTGGATACCGAtgcgaagaggaaggagagatttctggatGGCTTGAATGATGAGCTTGCTATTCAACTATCAGTGGTGCATGTTCCTGATTTCCAGACACTGATGGACAAGGCTAGAATCCTTGAGGGAAAGAAAAAGCAAGCTGAGAACCGCAAGAGGAAGAACAACAACTACAACTcggggtcacaacagagaacacgcACATTCCATGATGGGAATGGCAATTCTGGGTACCACAGGCATGGTAGCAATGGACATATATAACGACCATGGAGGAAATGGCCGCCACCATAATGGCCACAAGAGTCACAGCCACCACAACTCTGGGAGAGGGAATAGCCACAACCATGGAGGCAACAATGGCAGGAACAATAATAGCTTCGCCAGGAAAGATCTGAGCCTGGTGGAGTGCTTCAAGTGCCACAAGAAGGGGCACTATTCAAATGAGTGcccggagaagaaggaggaaaaTGCAAAGCCAAACCCATTCCAGAAGGGACATGTTAACCATGTCAATGTGGAGGAAGTTTATGAGGAACCAGACGCCGTTATTGGTACGTTTCTGCTCAATAATTTTTCAGCACTCGTACTGTTTGATACTggtgcatcgcattcattcatatcaAGGGTATTTGTGGATAGAAATAAGATACCCACTGAGAGCATTAGAACACCAATAAAAATTAGCTCACCTGGGGGAGAGATGATAGCAACCTTTGGGTGTCGCCGGTTAACCCTAGAGATTGGAGCACATAGTTTTCCCACTAGCCTAATTGTTTTGGAGTCACAAGGCCTAGATGTAATCCTAGGTATGGATTGGATGACTGAATATGAAGCTGTTATAGAATGTGCTAAAAGATCAATAATGCTTACAACCCCGGAGAAGAAACGCATCCGTTTCAAATCAACCTTTGAACTTAGAGGGACCAAGATTAATTCTCTTAAGGGGGTTAGCATAGAGGATGTTCTTATAGTGAGAGAGTACCCGGATGTGTTTCCAGAGGAATTGCCAGAATGCCACGATAGAGAAGTGGAGTTTCTCATCGAATTAATGCACAGGCTGGACCTATAGCTAAGAGGCCGTATAAGATGGATGTAGAGGAATTAAAGGAACTTAAGAAACAGCTTAGGGAGCAACTGCAAAAGGGTTTTATCCGGCCTAGTTCATCATCTTGGGGAGCGCCTGTTTTATTTGTGGAGAAGAAGGATTCTACTAAGAGACTAGTTATGGATTTTCGCTCTCTCAATGGggtgacaattaagaataagtaccCGCTGCCCAATATCAATGACTTGTTTGACCAATTGAAAGGAGCAAAGGTGTTCTCTAAGATCGATCTTCGATCGGGTTATTTCCAATTGAAGATTCGAGAGCAAGATATACCTAAGACTGCGTTCACTACTAGGTATGGTTTATATGAGTATACAGTTatgccatttggactaacaaatgctccAGCATATTTTATGACTATGATGAACAAGGTATTCATGGAGTATTTGGATAAATTCGTAGTTGTGTTCATTGATGATATATTGATATATTCCAAAGATGATGCTGAGCATGAGAAGCATTTGCGTTTGATCATGGAGAAGCTTAGGGAACACAAActgtatgccaaattcagcaaatgtgagttctggttgaataaagttggatttcTTGGACATATTATTTCAGCAGAAGGAGTCGCAGTGGATCCAAGTAAGGTATCATCCGTGACTGAATGGGAGACACCTAAAAATGTAGGGGATATCCGAAGTTTCTTAGGActtgcaggatattatcggagattcatagagaacTTTTCCAAAATTGCTAGACCAATGACTGAATtattgaagaaggagaagaagttcATTTGGACCGACGCTTGTGAAGCCAGCTTTCAGGAATTGAAGCAACACCTTGTAAGTGCACCTGTTCTGTGTTTGCCTGATATCCAGAAGGATTTCCAAGTTTATTGTGATGCCTCTCGTCAAGGACTTGGTAGCGTATTGATGCAAGATGGGAGAGTAGTATCATATGCCTCACGCCAACTTAAGCATCATGAAAAGAATTATcctacccatgacttagagctagcatcaGTCGTGCACGCACTCAAGGTGTGGAGACATTATCTGATGGGGAAGCATTGTGATGTGTACACCGACCATAAAAGCACAAGTATATATTCACTCAGAAGGATCTGAATATGAGACAAAGGAGATGGTTGGAACTCATAAAGGATTATGATATGAATTTGCAATACCACCCAGGAAAAGCTAATGTTGTAGCTGATGCACTTAGCCGTAAGGTTTATGTGAATGGTATAACCTCAGGGGAGATACCTTTGGATTTGTGTGAACAATTCAAGGATCTCAGACTGGAAATAGTGCCACAGGGCTATTTGGCATCTATGGAAGTGATGTCCACTCTGCTAGACAGGATCAGAAAAGCTCAGAAAGAAGACAGAGAGATGGAGGAAATAAAAGGGAACATGAGCAAGGGTAAGGCGAAGGGTTTTCGCTTGGACGAACAAGGAACTCTATGGTTTGAGAAGCGTTTATGTGTGCCCAATGACCCTGAGATTAGGAAGCTGATACTCCAGGAAGCTCATGATTCTCCGTATTCTATTCATCCAGGTAATACTAAGATGTACATGGATTTGCGAGACAGATTTTGGTGGTCcaatatgaagagagaaattgcagAGTATATTGCCCTATGTGATGTGTGTAGTAGAGTAAAAGTTGAACATCAGAAACCAGCAGGATTGCTACAACCACTGCCCATACCTGATTGGAAGTGGGACAAGattggaatggatttcatcacgggATTACCCAAGACCAGATCCGGGTATGATTCAATTTGGGTTGTTGTTGATCATTTGACCAAAGTAGCTCACTTCATACCCGTGAAGACCACATACACAAGTGCCAAATTAGCCAAGATTTATATGAGCAAGATTGTCTGTTCGCATGGAGTTCCGAAGGGAATTGTTTCTGATAGAGGTACTCAATTCACTTCTCACTTTTGGCGTCAATTGCATGAATCATTGGGTACTAGATTGGAGTTTAGTACAGCTTTTCACCCACAGACTGATGGGCAGACCGAAAGAGTAAACCAAATATTAGAGgacatgttgagagcctgtgctcTAGATTATGGATCTAGTTGGGATGAGAATCTACCATATGCCgagttctcctacaacaatagctatcaatctAGCATTGAGATGGCTCCATTCGAAGCACTGTATGGCAGGAAGTGTACAACACCGCTGTTATGGGATGGAGTTGGAGAGCGCAGTTTATTTGGACCCGACTTGATCaaggaagctgaagagaaggttcgaCTTATTCGTGACAGGCTGAAAGTagcacaatcaagacagaagagttatgcggaTTCTAAGCGTAGAGAGGTGACATATGAGATAGGAGATAGAGCGTACCTTAGAGTTTCACCGCTACGCGGAGTTAAGAGGTTTGGTATTAAGGGTAAGCTGGCACCGCGATTCATTGGACCCTATAAAATCCTTGCTCGCAAGGGAGAGGTAGCTTATGAGTTAGAATTGCCTGAGGCGTTAGCAGCAGTACATAATGTGTTCCATGTGTCCCAATTAAAGAAGTGTCACCCAGAGATGGCGGATACGCCCCTAAGAGATACAGTTCCGTTGGATGAGGTTCAACTAGAAAGTGATCTCACGTATGAGGAGAAACCTATCAAGATTCTGGACACAAATGGAAAGGTTTACTCGCACAAAGACAATCAGATTTTGCAAAGTTCAGTGGAGTCATCATTCCGAggaggaagccacttgggaacgagagGAAGATCTTCGAGAAGACCACccacacctatttgctagccACTCCGAATCTCGAGGGCGAGAttcatcttaagggggttaggtttgtaacatcccaaaattcatGCATTTTCAAATTCATGCATTGCATCATAGCACCATGCCAAAGTTTCAGTTTTGATAAAGTTTAATCGTTTTTCTTGCACAAAAACCAAATTCTATTCTATTCTGCTAATAGTCTATTAGCTCAAACGCATAAACTATATACGTTTATGCGACTTGTCGGACCGGAACGGTGCTCCATATTGTCCAGATAGTGTACTGGGTTTCTTTACAAATTTTTACAAATTTATTTCAGTAAAATCAGAATTCAAATCAAATTATACAAAAGAAATAAACTAGaaatagaagaagaaaaaaaggccGGCCGGCCGGACCAGCCGAACGCGCGCGCGTGCGGGCCAAGCGGCCAAGGCCAGCAACAGCGTGGCAGGCAGCACGACCACGTTGCTTCTCTTTTCCTTTCTAGCTCTTTTCTCTTCTTTCCTGCTGACAGCTAGGCCCCACGCCTATCATCTTCTATCTCCACGAATCAGTCTGTTCGTATACGGGACGAACTCTGCCTGCGGAACTGTCCACGAAAATCTCCGATTTCGGCTCAGATTTTAACCCCTTTGCCACGAAATTTTGCCTATAAATACCCCATATACTCCTCAATATATTGACCCCAAAAGCCCCAATttttgcgccgccaggctgcgCAAATTTCTCGCCGGAGATCCGATCTACAGCCACCATTGTTGGAGCTCGGAGGTTGATATCGCCGACGAATCCGACCATCTCTGCCCCTCCCTTTTGTTCTAAGTTCTTCCCCTCTCGGTACAACGTCGTTCTCACACTTTTTCCCCATCTGCAGAGCACTGGGACGCCGGTAATTCCTCGCCGGAGTTTTCGCCGGAGTTCACCATCGCCCGGAGCTCCATTCGCCCGTAGCTGCCACCCGAGAGAGAGGAACACGACGGAAAAGACACCACTGTGACCGCTGTTGTCCGCTGCATCTCGACGTCCACTTCGCCGCCGCCAAAAACCGTCGGAACCGTCGCCAAGTTCATCGTCTGAGCCGCCGTCGCCACCGTCATTCATTGATTCCGGTGAGCTCCCAGATTCAATCTGGACAGTCTATTCTTCTTCTAATCCGACGACCCAAAAGTGTGATCCGCGTGAAAGGGTATCAGCGAATCAGATCGCGCCACGTGTCGCTGTTTTAATGTCAAATAGAAATTTTCGTACGTAAAAGACAGGGGATATGCTAAtcttgtaaaaatcataactattGTTCCGTAACTCGAAAAATTGCATacaatataccgttggattcatAAAATTGAGAGGAACACAGCAGTGCTGTTACTTTGTACTTTTCGGAAATTTAtagattttcaaatttaaaaCTAGTGTTTATAgtatttttgatatattataaccTTGGTAAATGCTTTTAAATAAATTCCAACGCCAAatgaaagataatgaaattgtcTCTGTAGCAGTATGCCTATTTTGGATTTTCGAAAATTATTTCATACATAAACCACTGTTGCATTAACTATCTTAAGTGGAGATCCTACTGAATAAATAAATTGTTTTTAATGTACCATAGGAATCGAAATTTGTTTCCAGAGCATGCATGCATAATTTCATTGTCTAATTCCTCTGTTTGTAATGCCTTGTGATTTATTAAGTATTGTTTGCTTGCGTTAGATTGCCCGGAGTGCAACGATTGCGACTGCAACGATTGTCTGAACAACACCCAAGGCAAGTGTCACACACCGTTCTGTCCTATTATTTCTCTATGCACTTGGTAGTTATTTTCAGTAGCTATGTATGTGTAGGACTTGTTTTTAAATATATATATTGCTATGCAAAAACCTATCTAGGATAGCCATATGTTTCATGACATAATTCTTGTCGCCATCGTATTGTAGAATGCTTAGCCCTGCCATCTTAGATGCGTGGATTGGGAATCACGATGTGATTTGTTCCGTTGGAAATATTGTTTTGATGTAATAAAACAACCTAAGATAATGAATCATCTGGGTGGAAGTGGTTTGCTTGGTTTTTGTTGAGTGGTTACACCGGAGCCATGCCTATGGCGGTCGCGTGTATcacacttgtggttggccacccagaAACAAAGAGATTTGACAGGTTTCTGTTTTAGTAGCTTCCAGTACAACCACATGTCATATGGGCTCTGTCTCGACTAATTAAGTTATAGGACCATGGCCAGTCGTGTATCAGCAGGTAGTGAATTGTAGGTTGGGTATGATCCGAAGCGTGGTTAATGGTTCTATTTCCCAAAGGTCTCGTCTTAGCTTTCACCCGACCATTTGAGCAAATTGAGCATCATGGTAAAAGGGGCTGGCTAGGTCATGTGGGCAAAGTGTACATCCTCTCGAGAGTGtcaaactaagtacttagccgtgtccccggttatggacaatatgAGCAACTAGAGTCTGGAACTGTTTGGATTATCTCATCAttccaatttcttaaataaaacttgatgggtAACATGGGTTGACTTGTGATGATAGTTAGTGagttttgaagaaaataaaattGTTTCCAAAGTAGGAGAAATAAAGATTGCTTTTCTGCAAATGTGCCTAAACTCCACCTGCCAAATATGCACGTAGTTAGGCGCCATTTATATATCCACCAAAAGTGAcatttgccaatacaattccaaatgtattgaccctGCGTGGCTGCAACGTTTTATGTTGCAGGTTACTCTGAGGACGAGTAAGGTATCGATATTAGGTCGCGAGCTTCCACTCAACATGTTCGCCTGTGGCGTGATGGAGCTCTTTGAATTTATTTGTTTTCCGCTTTGAACTCTGTTATTTGGAGCTAGCCAtgagctatgcaagttgtaatAAATATATTATGGATCATACGTTGTAATAAGTGACGCATTTGCTATTCTGTTTATTCAtcgaactgtgtgtgctagcgagtcgatccagggactagcacattaTGCACAGAGATTCAATTCTTACCGGGTTGAATCGCTtcagatatggactgaaacaaatttagtatcaagatctatgaagatagattgaaacacataataagtttaagtcaaagtacatagaatggatattgaagtagttcaatatagaaatattaagaaaatgttcttgtcatgtgaaggtttaacaagacttgagtgtatctgacactcgatgagtaaaaacacatgagtgattttagatcatgaataatatgtacataatcagatatcttgtgttctaaaaagttaggagcatataccagaatgattcatgtgatgatcattgaaaaacagtaagaatattcttgagtacttaagaagaaccaagaatatacatatatagtttttgtatgaagaaatgacaaaaaaatcgctgtaaagtgttgcaccgatatttgttttgtcacatatgaaaataaaatttcaatttcaaattagactaagtgttgtttaaaaggtagcacaatgagctagaagttgtctatactagatttagaagagttctaaatattgtgacgaattctacaaaagaaggcagagtatgtcattgttttgacaatgacaaaggatgttaagtcaagaggttcttttagaacttggtgtagttccgacagagtcagaactttgaagctatattgtgtgtgataatattagtgacatatttcagaccgcggaattaaggttccaccagaagaccaaacatatttaatgccgactcatttggaaatgagtgatgcgttgagacgcaaatgaaaaacaaaatacatacggttctgagcatgtcagatccgttgactaaaacttctcccgtgagcaaaacatgataaagcaccggaaggccaaggtgttatatctttacaaatataaactagattattgactctactgcaagtgggagactgttggagatatgcccaagaggcaataataaaatggttattataatatctttgagtttatgataatgtttacataccatgctataattgtattaaccgaaacattgatacatgtgtgttatgtgaacaacaaggagtccctagtaagcctcttgtataactagcttgttgattaatagatgatcatcgtttcatgatcatgaacattggatgttattaataacaaggttatgtcattatgtgaatgatataatggacacacccaattaaacgtagcataagatcacgtcattaagttatttgctataagctttcaatacatagttacctagtccttatgaccatgagatcatataaatcacttataccggaaggtactttgattacatcaaacgccactgcgtaaatgggtggttataaaggtgggattaagtatccggaaagtatgaattgaggcatatggatcaacagtgggatttgtccatcccaatgacggatagatatactctgggccctctcggtggaatgtcgtctaaagtcttgcaagcatatgaatgagttcataagagaccacataccatggtacgagtaaagagtacttgtcaggagacgaggttgaacaaggtattgagtgataccgatgatcaaacctcggacaagtaaaatatcgcgtgacaaagggaattggtatcgtatgtgaatggttcattcgatcactaaagtcatcgatgaatatgtgggagccattatggatctccagatcccgctattggttattggtcggagtgagtactcaaccatgtccgcatagttcacgaaccgtagggtgacacacttaaagttggatgttgaaatggtagaacttgaatatggaatggagttcgaatatttgttcggagtcccagatgagatcccggacatcacgaggagttctggaatggtccggagaataagattcctatataggaagtcattttatgagatttaaaatgatccggaaggttctatggaaggttctagaaggttctagaaaagtccggaagaaaccactatggaaggcggagtccgggagggactccacctccatggccggccaaccctagagggggaggagtcccaagtggactccccctatgggggccggccacccccccacatggaaggggggaatcccaccccaagtgggattcccaccttgggtaggtttccctatcacatggaaggttttgggttcgggtcttattcggagacttgtagtccaacacttggggcttccacctatataatgaggggccaaggggagggggccggccaccccaagaaccaccaaggtggccgcacccctagtggtcggtgcccccctctcccaaaccctagcggccctctctcctccaccacatcccgcacgcttagcgaagctccgccggatttctccaccaccaccgacaccacgccgtcgttctgtcggattcaagaggagctactacttccgctgcccgctggaatggtaggtggacgtcgtcttcatcaacaaccgaacatgtgaccgagtacggaggtgttgcccgttcgtggcgccgtgatcaagatcttctacgcgcttttgcaagcggcaagtgaacatctaccgcagcaacaagagcctcatcttgtaggctttggaatctcttcaagggtgagactcgataatcccctcgttgctaccgtcttctagattgcatcttggcttggattgcgtgttcgcggtaggaaattttttgttttctatgcaacgttatcctacagtggtatcagagccgtgtctatgcatagatggttgcacgagtagaacacaatggttttgtgggcgttgatgctctcgttgtctttagtttgagtactttgcatctttgtggcatagtgggatgaagcggcccggact
This Lolium perenne isolate Kyuss_39 chromosome 1, Kyuss_2.0, whole genome shotgun sequence DNA region includes the following protein-coding sequences:
- the LOC127323341 gene encoding uncharacterized protein, which encodes MMGMAILGTTGMVAMDIYNDHGGNGRHHNGHKSHSHHNSGRGNSHNHGGNNGRNNNSFARKDLSLVECFKCHKKGHYSNECPEKKEENAKPNPFQKGHVNHVNVEEVYEEPDAVIDCPECNDCDCNDCLNNTQGYSEDE